DNA from Hwangdonia lutea:
TATGAAGACCGCGTTGATGATTCGCAATTCACCCTAAATTCTATTTTAAACACTCAATTAAACGACCGTACTACGCTAAATGCCGCTATAAATTACAAGGCTTTAAAATCTGAAAATTTTGCACAGGTTTTAGACCTTTTAGGCGCATCAACCTATTTGGATATTGATGGTTTTGCCACAACTATTGATGAAGCTCAAAACGATTTATTAAACCCCAATAAAGTAGTTGGCGAAGGCGATATTTTTAAATACCATTACAATATACTTGCCAGCGAATTGAGTGCTTATGCGCAGGCACAATTCAATTTTAAAAAAACAGATTTTTATATCTCCGCAAGCTTAAAAAACACCCAATACCAAAGAGACGGCAAGTATCAAAATGGTGGATTTCCAGATAACTCTTTGGGCAAAGGCGACAAGTTAAGCTTTACAGGTTTTGGAGCCAAAGGAGGCTTTACCTATAAACTTACAGGTAAACATGTATTTGATGCCAATATGGGTTATATTTCCAGAGCGCCTTCCATACAAAACACATTTTCAAATTCAAGGGAGAATCATAATATCGTACCCAACATTTCCGAAGAAAACATACTAAGTATCGATGGCAGTTATATTTTCCGGTCGTCAATTATTAAAGCCAAACTAACGGGTTATTTCACTAAAATAACCGATGCCAGCGAAATATCGTTCTATTTTGCCGATGGCGTTGGAGGCGACAACACAGCCTTTGTTCAAGAGATTTTACAAGGCATAGACAAAAAACATTTAGGCCTTGAAGTGGGCATTGAAGCCCAAGTAACCCCAACCATAAAACTGAAAGGTGTGGCATCGGTTGGGCAGTTTACTTATGCTAATAACCCAAATTTATTTTTATCGACAGAGCCCGACGACGAATCTGTTGCCGCTGGTTTTGTAAATGGTTTTAAAGATTTTGGGCAGTCCAATTTAAAAAATTACAAACTGGCTTCGGGACCACAAAATGCGTTTTCGGTAGGATTTGATTATCGCGACCCCGATTTTTGGTGGTTTGGTGCTACGGCAAATTTTTTCGCCAATACCTATGTTGATGTCAATCCGCTAACACGCTCCTCGAATTTTACAACAGATTTTGATGGCAATGTGTTTAATGATTACGACGAAGAATTAGCGCGAACCTTATTAAAACAAGAACGTTTTGATGATTATATGGTGGTGAATTTAGTGGGCGGAAAATCGTGGAAGCTCGGTAAATACTATGTTGGGCTTTTCGCAAGTGTTAATAATCTTTTAGATGAAGTTTATAAAACCGGTGGTTTTGAGCAAGGTAGAAACGCTAATTACAGAGAATTAAGATATGACAAAGCGTTGGACAAACCTGTTTTCGGATCGAAATACTGGTACGGCCGTGGCACTACTTATTTCTTGAATCTGAATGTTAGATTTTAATGAAAAAGAATTCCTCGAGGTTTTGCCCCTGGGTTTTCCATTGAAAATGTCATTTCCGCAAAGGCGGGAAACTAAAAATATAAATTATGAAAACTAAAATTCAAAAAACAAAAGCGCTATTATTTGTTATGGCATTGAGCATTGTTTTTGTGTCTTGTGTAAAAGACGACGATTACAGTATGCCCGATGTTTCGGTAACCGAACCCAACATTCCTCAAGATAAAATAACCACCTTTAAAGCTATTAAATCACTTTACGAGCAAGCAGAAAACGATGGAAATTCAACCGTTGTAATCAATGATGATA
Protein-coding regions in this window:
- a CDS encoding carboxypeptidase regulatory-like domain-containing protein — encoded protein: MKKSVLFFLFGFFTVSITYGQQTTIKGSVLDAISFKPISNVTVTIEATKQTTQTNALGDFVFTLNVPLGEQVLRISKIGYITKRYPIVVNENKTVNITGMTLETEASRNQDLFTITLTDDELNDDTSGADNISGLLASSLDVFQRTAAFEFSASFFRLRGLDSNHSSVLINGIEMNKTYNGRPQWSNWGGINDVLRNQELAAGLTPSNYTFGGVLGSTNINTRASEARSGGRITYSSSNRSYTNRFMATYASGLLKNNWAYTISVGRRWGNEGYQEATHYSSNSFFTSVEKKINNTHSLNLTAIYTPNRRGKSSPNTQEIYDLKGIKYNEYWGWQNGEKRNSRIKEVNEPIILLNHYWNINSKTNLNTNLGYQFGKLSNSRLDYNGTDLVNGFPQGGGANPSPAYYQKLPSYFERNFPNDLQFAYLALNKFLDDGQIDWTAMYNANINNAQQGDNAIYALYEDRVDDSQFTLNSILNTQLNDRTTLNAAINYKALKSENFAQVLDLLGASTYLDIDGFATTIDEAQNDLLNPNKVVGEGDIFKYHYNILASELSAYAQAQFNFKKTDFYISASLKNTQYQRDGKYQNGGFPDNSLGKGDKLSFTGFGAKGGFTYKLTGKHVFDANMGYISRAPSIQNTFSNSRENHNIVPNISEENILSIDGSYIFRSSIIKAKLTGYFTKITDASEISFYFADGVGGDNTAFVQEILQGIDKKHLGLEVGIEAQVTPTIKLKGVASVGQFTYANNPNLFLSTEPDDESVAAGFVNGFKDFGQSNLKNYKLASGPQNAFSVGFDYRDPDFWWFGATANFFANTYVDVNPLTRSSNFTTDFDGNVFNDYDEELARTLLKQERFDDYMVVNLVGGKSWKLGKYYVGLFASVNNLLDEVYKTGGFEQGRNANYRELRYDKALDKPVFGSKYWYGRGTTYFLNLNVRF